The following are from one region of the Elusimicrobiota bacterium genome:
- a CDS encoding Y-family DNA polymerase: MPVFALVDCNNFFVSCERAFRPELEGRPVVVLSNNDGCVISRSEEAKALGVGMAAPFFEIRALVAEHKIVSLSANHELYVDMSRRVSAVLDRHAPVVENYSVDESFLTLPAEGADLLETRAHALRAEVRRWTGLPVAVGLAPTKALAKLASDKAKKCGGVLSLLDAGLREKILDETPVTYVWGIAKRSALRLAPYGVRTAGDFTRARDAVIQNALGIGGLKLAHELRGVSCLTLADAPAARKSVTVSRSFGKPVYSLEALQSALGTFAARAAERARRHGLRAGELGVHFGWREDDRPVMDGESVHLSPTNDTPTLIRAAKALADKLFVEGRAYKKAGIVLGGLEAADAAQSEFFDDGSGERSARLSKTVDRLNAALGAGALRYGGEKSSTSWASRCESRSPCWTTRWEDLKTVRAAV; encoded by the coding sequence ATGCCCGTCTTCGCCCTCGTCGACTGCAACAACTTCTTCGTCTCCTGCGAGCGCGCCTTCCGCCCCGAGCTCGAGGGGCGCCCCGTCGTCGTGCTCTCCAACAACGACGGCTGCGTCATCTCCCGCTCCGAGGAGGCCAAGGCCCTCGGCGTCGGCATGGCGGCGCCCTTCTTCGAGATCCGCGCGCTCGTCGCCGAGCACAAGATCGTCTCGCTGTCGGCCAACCACGAGCTGTACGTGGACATGTCCCGCCGCGTCTCCGCCGTCCTCGACCGCCACGCTCCCGTCGTCGAGAACTACTCGGTCGACGAGTCCTTTTTGACGCTCCCCGCCGAAGGCGCCGATCTCCTCGAGACCCGCGCCCACGCCCTGCGCGCCGAGGTGCGCCGCTGGACCGGCCTGCCGGTGGCCGTCGGCCTGGCGCCGACGAAGGCCCTGGCGAAGCTCGCCTCGGACAAGGCGAAGAAATGCGGCGGCGTGCTGTCCCTGCTCGACGCGGGTCTGAGGGAAAAGATCTTGGACGAGACGCCCGTCACCTACGTCTGGGGCATCGCCAAGCGCTCCGCCCTGCGCCTGGCGCCCTACGGCGTGCGCACCGCCGGGGACTTCACCCGCGCGCGCGACGCGGTCATCCAGAACGCGCTCGGCATCGGCGGCCTGAAGCTGGCCCACGAGCTGCGCGGCGTCTCCTGCCTGACCTTGGCCGACGCGCCCGCCGCGCGCAAGTCGGTGACCGTCTCCCGCTCCTTCGGCAAGCCGGTGTACTCCCTCGAGGCGCTGCAGTCGGCGCTGGGCACGTTCGCCGCCCGCGCCGCGGAGCGCGCGCGCCGCCACGGCCTGCGCGCCGGCGAGCTCGGCGTGCACTTCGGCTGGCGCGAGGACGACCGCCCCGTGATGGACGGCGAGAGCGTCCACCTCTCGCCGACCAACGACACTCCGACCTTGATCCGCGCGGCGAAGGCGCTGGCCGACAAGCTCTTCGTGGAGGGGCGCGCGTACAAGAAGGCGGGGATCGTGCTCGGCGGCCTGGAGGCCGCGGACGCCGCGCAGAGCGAGTTCTTCGACGACGGGTCCGGGGAGAGGTCGGCGCGGCTGTCGAAGACCGTCGACCGGCTCAACGCCGCGCTCGGCGCGGGGGCCCTGCGCTACGGCGGGGAGAAGTCGTCGACGTCCTGGGCCTCGCGCTGCGAGAGCCGGTCCCCGTGCTGGACGACCCGGTGGGAGGACCTAAAGACCGTTCGTGCGGCGGTGTGA
- a CDS encoding D-tyrosyl-tRNA(Tyr) deacylase, with the protein MRAVATRVLSASVTLRDGAHAGETRSTGPGLLVLLGVGLEDNEASLKKLVDKLLALRIFANDEGRFDRSVTDVKGEILLVSQFTLCASLKGGRRPDFTSAARPDQAEPLYRRAAALLAAAGLTVRTGEFGASMAVESVNDGPVTIVLDTETF; encoded by the coding sequence ATGAGAGCCGTGGCGACACGAGTCTTGTCGGCCTCCGTGACCTTGCGCGACGGCGCCCATGCCGGCGAGACGCGCTCGACCGGCCCCGGGCTCCTCGTCCTGCTGGGGGTCGGCCTCGAGGATAACGAAGCCTCGCTCAAGAAGCTCGTGGACAAGCTCCTCGCCCTCCGGATCTTCGCCAACGACGAAGGCAGGTTCGACCGGTCGGTGACCGACGTCAAAGGCGAGATCCTCCTCGTCTCCCAGTTCACCCTGTGCGCCTCGCTCAAGGGCGGCCGCCGCCCCGACTTCACGTCCGCCGCGCGCCCGGACCAGGCCGAGCCGCTGTATCGCCGCGCCGCCGCGCTGCTCGCGGCCGCGGGCCTGACCGTGCGGACCGGCGAATTCGGCGCCTCCATGGCGGTGGAATCGGTCAACGACGGGCCCGTGACCATCGTTTTGGACACCGAAACCTTCTAG
- the thpR gene encoding RNA 2',3'-cyclic phosphodiesterase yields the protein MRLFIAVAADEEVKAAAAEAVARLRRAGGSFRWVDPRDMHTTLRWFGAVDESRLPEIRELMTRAAAATAPFSVVYGAVDAFDSHEEARVVWIGLAEGKEPMERLAGLLYRNEPRPYAPHLTLGRNRDDAAPPGFVAALKAEPVLGLRRPVTKISLYASKPAPFGHAYEILFEADLTGAV from the coding sequence ATGCGCCTGTTCATCGCCGTCGCCGCGGACGAGGAGGTCAAGGCGGCCGCCGCCGAGGCCGTCGCGCGCCTGCGCCGGGCCGGCGGGAGCTTCCGCTGGGTGGACCCGCGCGACATGCACACGACCTTGCGCTGGTTCGGCGCGGTGGACGAGAGCCGGCTGCCCGAGATCCGGGAGCTGATGACGCGCGCCGCCGCGGCGACGGCGCCGTTTTCGGTCGTGTACGGCGCCGTGGACGCGTTCGACTCCCACGAGGAGGCGCGCGTGGTCTGGATCGGCCTGGCCGAGGGCAAGGAGCCGATGGAGAGGCTCGCGGGGCTGCTCTACCGAAACGAGCCGCGGCCCTACGCGCCGCATCTCACCTTGGGGCGCAACCGGGACGACGCCGCCCCGCCCGGGTTCGTCGCCGCGCTCAAGGCGGAGCCGGTCCTGGGCCTGCGCCGCCCGGTGACGAAGATCAGCCTGTACGCGAGCAAGCCCGCGCCCTTCGGCCACGCCTACGAGATACTCTTCGAGGCCGACCTGACCGGGGCCGTTTAA